The Collimonas sp. PA-H2 genome contains a region encoding:
- a CDS encoding IclR family transcriptional regulator produces the protein MKMSGNPGATKQRAPSQSRATGTKNVRSVERAAKLLSALAIGQDHGRRLVDIAEELGLPAPSVHRLLKEMIEQGLAEKPAHGHRYFLGQEVFFLGLARRNRFPLKAAASPYLDELASALGETVFLTQRNRRDSICIDRQIGTHPVKILYVEIGNRRPLGASVGGIALMRTMAEDEIEAILLRNQGRYERFGCSSKEVLDRILRCQSCGYADLNIELENTGYRGIAVPIVTAQQETIGAIGLGALASRMDNKTVAHHLIEMQKRASMIVRDMTDALSLP, from the coding sequence ATGAAAATGTCCGGGAACCCTGGTGCAACGAAGCAACGGGCGCCGTCCCAAAGCCGCGCCACAGGCACCAAAAACGTACGCAGCGTGGAACGGGCGGCAAAACTTCTGAGCGCACTGGCGATCGGTCAGGATCACGGGCGGCGTCTGGTGGATATTGCCGAGGAGCTTGGCTTGCCGGCGCCGTCTGTTCATCGTCTCCTGAAGGAAATGATTGAGCAAGGCTTGGCAGAAAAACCCGCGCACGGCCACCGCTATTTCCTGGGACAGGAGGTGTTTTTCTTAGGCTTGGCGCGGCGTAACCGCTTTCCGCTGAAAGCGGCGGCGTCACCCTATCTGGATGAGCTGGCCAGCGCACTTGGCGAAACGGTTTTTCTCACCCAGCGCAACCGGCGCGACTCGATATGCATCGATCGCCAGATCGGAACGCATCCGGTGAAGATCCTCTACGTGGAAATCGGGAATAGAAGGCCCTTGGGCGCCAGCGTAGGAGGCATCGCGCTGATGCGCACCATGGCGGAGGACGAAATCGAAGCCATCCTCTTGCGCAATCAAGGGCGATATGAGCGTTTCGGATGCAGCTCCAAGGAGGTGCTTGATCGTATCTTGCGCTGCCAAAGCTGCGGATATGCCGATCTGAACATTGAATTGGAGAACACAGGCTATCGCGGCATCGCGGTCCCTATTGTTACCGCTCAACAGGAGACAATCGGCGCTATAGGACTAGGCGCGCTCGCCAGCCGCATGGACAACAAAACCGTTGCACACCACCTCATCGAGATGCAAAAACGAGCCAGCATGATCGTAAGGGATATGACAGATGCGCTCTCTTTACCGTAA
- a CDS encoding circularly permuted type 2 ATP-grasp protein gives MYRRLLESYPAEADRYDEMLEAGGRLRPHWRTLIDQLEDLSPEVLRRRAREVREAIAADGVTYNVYADPQGANRPWELDLLPQIISAEEWQTLSAAVTQRAKLLNAVLADLYGPQALLSEGLLPPALVFGQHGYLWPCRGIEPPGGIHLHLYAIDLARSPDGHWWVISDRTQGPSGAGYALQNRQIMSRAMPDTVRDMHVQSLLKFFHTLHNSLSELAPAGGEPPLVVLLTPGPYNETYSEHAFLAHTLGFPLVEGADLMVRGDMVYLKTLSGLRRVHAILRRLDDDYCDPLELRADSALGIPGLVQAARLGNVLIANSLGSGVLESGALHGFLPAICQRLLGQPLALPAVASWWCGEKPALEYTLANLEQLVIMPAFPSMRMQPIYGHSLNAQSRQRVIDSLLAQPHAYVAQEWVRLSQAPVLSRSGEYRLMSRAVSLRVFVVAAADGSYHVMPGGLTRVAPRQRKDIVSMQQGGASKDVWVLGQMRAEAADGSAAPAENQDGRQRALHISLDTIRSTVDISSHAGENLFWMGRYAERCDNLAHLLRATLQRSIDLQGDARENFYQLCEICRGLGIALPALSASGRPSISAMQQALIAAIADPTAATSIAANLRHLHHCGYQVREHLSLDNWHAINRMPGLVADSGMTPALALHMLNNVIQACVGLAGHALDDTTRDEGWHFLMLGRHIERMTHLATLFGQFLRLPAEAQNKILPWLLESANSVVTYRVRYRRAPEWLPVLHLLVFDASNPHGIAFQFQMLERYLSDIAEQLGTLSMDTPAHLSALLREFELQDLSHDSLFVADAHARLVQLMRDAITGAFALSDELARHFFTPLNAPVSQGVS, from the coding sequence GCCGCCTGCGGCCGCATTGGCGGACCCTGATCGACCAGCTGGAAGACCTTTCGCCGGAGGTGCTGCGGCGCCGCGCGCGCGAGGTGCGCGAGGCCATCGCCGCCGACGGCGTGACCTACAATGTGTACGCCGATCCGCAAGGCGCCAACCGGCCTTGGGAACTGGATCTGTTGCCGCAGATCATTTCCGCCGAAGAATGGCAGACGCTGTCTGCTGCCGTCACCCAGCGCGCCAAGCTGCTGAACGCGGTGCTGGCTGATCTCTACGGACCGCAAGCGCTGTTGTCGGAAGGTTTGCTGCCGCCGGCGCTGGTGTTCGGCCAGCACGGCTATCTCTGGCCCTGCCGCGGCATCGAACCGCCGGGCGGCATCCACCTGCATCTGTATGCGATCGACCTGGCGCGTTCGCCGGATGGCCACTGGTGGGTCATCTCCGACCGTACCCAGGGCCCCTCGGGCGCCGGCTATGCTCTGCAAAACCGCCAGATCATGTCGCGCGCGATGCCAGACACGGTGCGCGACATGCATGTGCAGTCGCTGCTGAAATTTTTCCATACCCTGCACAACAGCCTGAGCGAACTGGCGCCGGCCGGCGGCGAACCGCCGCTGGTAGTGCTGCTGACGCCAGGCCCGTATAACGAAACCTATTCGGAGCACGCCTTCCTGGCGCATACGCTGGGCTTCCCGCTGGTCGAAGGGGCGGACCTGATGGTGCGCGGCGACATGGTCTACCTGAAAACCCTGAGCGGCCTGCGCCGGGTGCATGCAATCCTGCGCCGGTTGGACGACGACTATTGCGATCCGCTCGAACTGCGCGCCGATTCCGCGCTCGGCATTCCCGGCCTGGTGCAGGCGGCGCGCCTGGGCAATGTGCTGATCGCCAATTCGCTCGGCAGCGGCGTGCTGGAGTCGGGCGCCTTGCACGGCTTCTTGCCGGCCATCTGCCAGCGCCTGTTGGGCCAGCCGCTGGCGCTGCCTGCGGTGGCGTCCTGGTGGTGCGGCGAAAAGCCGGCGCTCGAATACACCCTGGCCAATCTTGAGCAACTGGTGATCATGCCGGCCTTCCCCTCGATGCGCATGCAGCCGATCTACGGCCATAGCCTGAATGCACAGTCGCGCCAGCGCGTGATCGACAGCTTGCTGGCTCAGCCGCATGCTTATGTAGCGCAGGAATGGGTGCGTTTGTCGCAGGCGCCGGTATTGTCGCGCAGCGGTGAATATCGCCTGATGAGCCGTGCTGTCAGCTTGCGCGTGTTCGTGGTGGCGGCCGCCGACGGCAGCTATCATGTGATGCCGGGTGGCCTGACGCGGGTGGCGCCGCGCCAGCGCAAGGATATCGTTTCGATGCAGCAGGGCGGCGCCAGCAAGGATGTCTGGGTGCTGGGGCAGATGCGGGCGGAAGCAGCCGATGGGTCAGCTGCGCCGGCTGAAAACCAGGATGGCCGGCAGCGCGCTCTGCACATCTCGCTGGACACCATCCGCAGTACGGTCGACATTTCTTCGCATGCCGGGGAAAACCTGTTCTGGATGGGCCGCTATGCCGAGCGTTGCGACAACCTGGCGCATCTGCTGCGCGCCACCCTGCAGCGCAGCATAGATCTGCAAGGCGATGCGCGCGAGAATTTCTATCAACTGTGCGAGATTTGCCGCGGCCTTGGAATCGCCTTGCCGGCGTTGTCGGCGAGCGGACGACCAAGCATCAGCGCCATGCAGCAAGCCCTGATCGCGGCGATTGCCGATCCGACTGCGGCCACCAGCATCGCCGCCAATCTGCGTCATCTGCATCATTGCGGCTACCAGGTGCGCGAGCATCTTTCGCTCGACAACTGGCATGCCATCAACCGCATGCCGGGCCTGGTGGCAGACAGCGGCATGACGCCAGCCTTGGCGCTGCACATGCTGAACAATGTGATCCAGGCTTGCGTCGGCTTGGCCGGCCATGCGCTGGACGACACCACGCGCGACGAAGGCTGGCATTTCCTGATGCTGGGACGCCACATAGAACGCATGACGCATCTGGCGACCTTGTTCGGCCAGTTCCTGCGGTTGCCGGCGGAGGCGCAGAACAAGATCTTGCCGTGGCTGCTGGAGTCGGCCAACAGCGTAGTCACCTACCGTGTACGCTACCGGCGCGCGCCGGAGTGGCTGCCTGTTCTGCATCTGCTGGTGTTCGATGCCAGCAATCCGCACGGCATCGCGTTCCAGTTCCAGATGCTGGAGCGTTATCTGAGCGATATTGCGGAGCAGCTGGGAACGCTCAGCATGGACACGCCGGCGCACCTGTCGGCCCTGTTGCGCGAGTTCGAATTGCAGGATCTCAGTCACGATTCGCTGTTCGTGGCGGATGCGCATGCGCGCCTGGTGCAGCTGATGCGCGATGCAATCACCGGCGCCTTTGCCTTGTCCGATGAGTTGGCGCGGCATTTCTTCACGCCGCTGAATGCCCCGGTCAGCCAGGGGGTGTCTTGA
- a CDS encoding transglutaminase family protein — MSEYVYHIRHDTHYAYSQPVRLSHQMLRLTPRSLPWQTCTSHGIAIIPEPQNLRLLLDSFGNPMQSFSLESDHTDLRAIADSWVTLTQRQLSPPTPPWELARSKLSYQAGQFLLPDDLEATRYLFESAHVRIKREFLAYAMESFTPGQSLLDGIQALMTRIFREFTFDPLATTVSTPVTEVFATRRGVCQDFAHFMLSCLRSLGLAARYVSGYLLTEPPPGQPRLIGADASHAWVSVYCPGVDGQASSWIDADPTNGIFPDTSHITLGWGRDFLDVSPLRGVLIGGGQQTMDVAVTVMPAHEAPGFGFAV; from the coding sequence ATGAGTGAATACGTTTACCACATCCGTCACGATACGCATTATGCCTACTCGCAGCCGGTGCGGCTGTCGCATCAGATGCTGCGCCTGACGCCGCGTTCGCTGCCGTGGCAGACCTGCACTTCGCACGGCATAGCGATTATTCCCGAGCCGCAAAACCTGCGCTTGCTGCTGGATAGTTTCGGCAATCCGATGCAGTCGTTTTCGCTGGAGAGCGATCATACCGATCTGCGCGCCATCGCCGATTCCTGGGTGACTTTGACCCAGCGGCAGTTGTCGCCGCCGACGCCGCCGTGGGAGCTGGCGCGCAGCAAGCTGTCGTATCAGGCTGGGCAGTTTTTATTACCAGACGACCTGGAGGCGACGCGTTATCTGTTTGAATCGGCGCATGTGCGTATCAAGCGCGAGTTCCTGGCTTATGCGATGGAGTCGTTTACGCCGGGGCAGTCTTTGCTGGATGGTATCCAGGCTTTGATGACGCGGATTTTTCGCGAATTTACTTTCGATCCTCTGGCTACTACGGTTTCTACGCCGGTGACTGAGGTGTTTGCTACCCGACGCGGGGTGTGCCAGGATTTTGCGCATTTCATGTTGTCTTGTCTGCGTTCGCTGGGGCTGGCGGCGCGTTATGTCAGCGGTTATCTGTTGACTGAGCCGCCGCCGGGACAGCCGCGCTTGATCGGGGCGGATGCTTCGCATGCCTGGGTGTCGGTGTATTGTCCTGGCGTCGACGGTCAGGCCAGCAGCTGGATCGATGCTGATCCTACCAATGGTATTTTCCCGGACACCAGCCATATTACTTTGGGTTGGGGACGCGACTTTCTCGATGTCTCGCCCTTGCGTGGAGTATTGATCGGCGGCGGCCAGCAAACCATGGATGTAGCCGTCACGGTCATGCCGGCGCACGAAGCGCCGGGGTTTGGTTTCGCGGTATGA